The following proteins are co-located in the Corynebacterium aquilae DSM 44791 genome:
- the murD gene encoding UDP-N-acetylmuramoyl-L-alanine--D-glutamate ligase yields MVSNEKFSQQVPSNLQGTVLVCGAGVSGAGCAHMLTTLGVDVVVADDNETALLRVTEATGARGIDTATAAERMDSFSAVVTSPGWSPASPLLQKAQQAGHTVMGDVELAWQLDQAGCFGAPRTWLVVTGTNGKTTTTAMLAAMMDTGQAKAQAVGNIGVAIGDALTAAERIDILVAEMSSFQLHWSDTLHPAAGVLLNIAEDHLDWHGGMPGYAAAKAKALTGDVAVVGLDCPAAVAQLERLNDPNTTVVGFTLGAPAEGQLGVVDGMLYDNAFGHGALCSAAGISPPGPAGVSDALAAAAVALSQSIPPADIVSALESFEVSQHRGQIVHSVVVEENLPPIVFIDNSKATNPHAADQALAGHDKLVWVAGGQLKGAEVAGLVRDHAHRLLGVSIIGVDAPLIAAALDEYAPDVPYTVVATTDPAQAMDEAMQAALRYAQPGAAVVLAPAAASLDMYTGMSQRGDMFAHAARALTATS; encoded by the coding sequence ATCGTGTCGAACGAAAAATTTTCCCAGCAAGTGCCCAGTAATCTTCAGGGCACCGTGTTGGTGTGCGGTGCGGGCGTGTCCGGTGCCGGGTGCGCACACATGCTCACCACCTTAGGAGTGGATGTCGTTGTCGCCGACGACAATGAGACCGCGCTTTTGCGGGTCACTGAAGCGACCGGGGCGCGCGGTATTGACACCGCCACCGCCGCCGAGCGCATGGACTCGTTTAGCGCCGTGGTGACTTCTCCGGGCTGGAGCCCGGCTAGCCCGCTGCTGCAAAAAGCTCAGCAGGCGGGACACACCGTCATGGGCGATGTGGAGTTGGCGTGGCAGTTGGATCAGGCTGGGTGCTTCGGCGCTCCCCGCACCTGGCTGGTGGTCACCGGAACCAATGGCAAAACCACCACTACAGCCATGTTGGCCGCCATGATGGATACCGGGCAAGCCAAAGCCCAAGCGGTCGGCAACATTGGGGTTGCCATTGGTGATGCTTTGACCGCGGCGGAGCGGATCGACATCCTGGTCGCGGAGATGTCCTCCTTCCAGCTGCACTGGTCGGATACTTTGCACCCCGCTGCCGGAGTCTTGCTCAACATCGCTGAGGATCACCTCGATTGGCACGGCGGCATGCCGGGCTATGCGGCGGCGAAAGCTAAGGCGTTAACCGGTGACGTGGCGGTCGTGGGGCTGGATTGCCCCGCCGCGGTGGCTCAGCTGGAGCGACTCAACGATCCCAACACCACCGTGGTGGGTTTCACCTTAGGTGCGCCTGCTGAAGGCCAGTTGGGTGTGGTTGATGGAATGCTCTACGACAATGCCTTTGGCCATGGTGCGTTGTGTTCTGCGGCAGGCATTTCCCCGCCCGGTCCCGCAGGTGTCAGCGATGCGCTAGCGGCGGCCGCGGTGGCGTTGTCTCAGTCGATTCCGCCGGCCGATATCGTTTCCGCCTTGGAAAGCTTCGAAGTGTCCCAGCACCGGGGCCAAATCGTGCACAGCGTGGTGGTTGAGGAAAACCTGCCTCCCATTGTGTTTATCGACAACTCCAAGGCCACCAACCCGCACGCCGCCGACCAGGCGTTGGCAGGCCACGACAAGCTCGTGTGGGTGGCCGGAGGCCAACTCAAAGGTGCTGAGGTTGCCGGGTTGGTGCGCGATCATGCCCACCGCTTGTTGGGAGTATCGATCATCGGTGTCGACGCGCCGCTGATTGCCGCTGCACTTGATGAGTACGCCCCGGATGTGCCGTATACGGTGGTTGCTACCACCGACCCGGCGCAGGCGATGGATGAGGCGATGCAGGCGGCGTTGCGTTATGCGCAGCCGGGTGCTGCGGTGGTGCTTGCGCCGGCGGCAGCCTCACTGGACATGTACACCGGGATGAGCCAGCGCGGAGACATGTTCGCGCATGCCGCCCGCGCTTTGACGGCCACCAGCTAA
- the ftsZ gene encoding cell division protein FtsZ, which translates to MASPNYLADIKVVGVGGGGCNAVNRMIDQGLKGVEFIAINTDSQALMFSDADIKLDIGREATRGLGAGADPSVGHTSAEDHKQEIEESLKGADMVFVTAGEGGGTGTGAAPVVAAIAKKLGALTVGVVTRPFGFEGKRRTRQAQEGITELASVCDTLIVIPNDRLLELDVDDLSMMEAFRKADDVLHNGVQGITDLITTPGIINVDFADVRSVIKDAGSALMGIGSARGEDRATKAVHDAINSPLLESSMNGARGVLMSIAGGSDIGLKEVNAAASVVRELCDEDANIIFGSVVDDNLGDEVRITVIAAGFNEEAKAQSPTLAATTPAQPQPQTQSQAQQAPAAAFQAPAADANPTPAPKAQPQQEAPAAGLSFSQSGAHRAEHFQSQQQAPAQPAQQPEEPQQPVAEPRQVPQEPIYRSVREEHSRGGMYTDRRSGYSSHRGGEDDLEVPDFLR; encoded by the coding sequence ATGGCTAGCCCGAATTACCTCGCCGACATCAAAGTTGTCGGTGTCGGCGGTGGCGGTTGCAACGCTGTCAACCGCATGATCGATCAGGGCCTCAAAGGTGTTGAGTTCATTGCCATCAACACCGATTCGCAGGCTTTGATGTTCTCCGATGCGGACATCAAGCTCGATATTGGACGTGAAGCGACCCGTGGCCTGGGCGCGGGCGCCGATCCTTCTGTCGGTCACACCTCTGCTGAGGATCACAAGCAGGAAATTGAGGAGTCCCTCAAGGGTGCGGACATGGTTTTCGTGACTGCCGGTGAGGGCGGTGGCACGGGTACCGGTGCTGCCCCGGTGGTGGCTGCTATCGCCAAGAAGCTGGGCGCTTTGACGGTCGGCGTGGTCACCCGCCCCTTCGGTTTCGAGGGTAAGCGTCGTACCCGCCAGGCGCAGGAGGGCATCACTGAGCTGGCGAGCGTGTGTGACACCCTGATCGTGATTCCAAACGATCGTCTGCTGGAGCTGGACGTGGACGATCTGTCCATGATGGAGGCTTTCCGCAAGGCTGATGATGTGTTGCACAACGGTGTGCAGGGCATCACCGACCTGATCACCACCCCCGGCATCATCAACGTGGACTTCGCCGATGTGCGTTCCGTGATCAAGGATGCTGGTTCCGCCCTGATGGGTATTGGTTCTGCGCGCGGTGAGGACCGTGCGACCAAGGCTGTGCACGATGCGATCAATTCGCCGCTGCTGGAGTCTTCCATGAACGGTGCTCGTGGCGTGCTGATGTCGATTGCCGGTGGCTCCGATATCGGACTGAAGGAAGTCAACGCGGCTGCTTCTGTGGTGCGTGAGCTGTGCGACGAGGACGCCAACATCATCTTCGGTTCTGTGGTGGACGACAACCTGGGCGACGAGGTGCGCATCACTGTCATCGCCGCTGGTTTCAATGAGGAGGCTAAGGCGCAAAGCCCGACGCTGGCCGCCACCACCCCGGCACAGCCGCAGCCGCAGACTCAGTCGCAGGCGCAGCAGGCTCCGGCCGCTGCGTTCCAGGCGCCCGCTGCCGATGCGAACCCGACTCCCGCCCCGAAGGCACAGCCGCAGCAGGAAGCTCCGGCTGCTGGCCTGTCTTTCAGCCAGTCGGGCGCGCACCGCGCTGAGCACTTCCAGTCCCAGCAGCAGGCCCCGGCACAGCCGGCGCAGCAGCCGGAGGAGCCGCAGCAGCCGGTGGCGGAGCCGCGTCAGGTGCCGCAGGAGCCGATTTACCGCAGCGTGCGTGAGGAGCATTCCCGTGGCGGGATGTACACCGATCGTCGTTCCGGATACAGCAGCCACCGCGGTGGCGAGGACGATCTGGAAGTTCCGGACTTCCTGCGCTAA
- a CDS encoding DivIVA domain-containing protein, with protein MPLTPADVHNVAFSKPPIGKRGYNEDEVDQFLDLVEDTLEQLQEENADLRQHVEELEAELKSKGGAPAAAAVKTDAKADSKVDAAALRKEIEAELRADYDKKLAEATKATEKAQAEAKAAREEAAAAKKDAGKAAATQPAAAAAVADPAAGEMATAETHMQAARVLGLAQEMADRLTNDARSESKSMLDEARAAAEKTLSEANASSKATVDKANAEASSTLADAKARADKAIAEATEKSETMVAQAKEKSETMIAEANAQSEAQIKQATDKANALQEDAERKHTEIMATVKKQQTALEARIAELRTFEREYRTRLKTYLESQLEELATRGTAAPAGNPENS; from the coding sequence ATGCCGCTGACTCCAGCCGACGTGCACAATGTCGCATTTAGCAAGCCGCCGATCGGAAAGCGTGGCTACAACGAGGATGAGGTCGACCAGTTCCTCGATCTGGTTGAAGACACTCTGGAACAGCTGCAGGAAGAAAACGCCGATCTTCGCCAGCACGTCGAAGAGCTCGAAGCTGAGCTGAAGAGCAAGGGTGGCGCCCCCGCAGCAGCCGCAGTCAAGACCGACGCCAAGGCCGACTCCAAGGTTGACGCAGCCGCCCTCCGCAAGGAGATCGAAGCTGAACTGCGTGCCGACTACGACAAGAAGCTCGCTGAAGCCACCAAGGCCACCGAAAAGGCTCAGGCCGAGGCCAAGGCTGCGCGCGAAGAAGCCGCCGCAGCCAAGAAGGATGCCGGCAAGGCAGCCGCCACCCAGCCGGCCGCCGCAGCAGCCGTCGCCGACCCGGCAGCCGGGGAGATGGCCACCGCCGAAACCCACATGCAGGCCGCCCGCGTCCTGGGCCTGGCTCAGGAAATGGCCGACCGCCTCACCAACGACGCTCGCTCCGAGTCCAAGTCCATGCTGGACGAGGCTCGCGCCGCCGCGGAGAAGACCCTGTCCGAGGCCAACGCCTCCTCCAAGGCCACCGTCGACAAGGCCAACGCAGAAGCCAGCTCCACCCTGGCTGACGCCAAGGCACGCGCCGACAAGGCGATTGCCGAGGCCACCGAGAAGTCCGAGACCATGGTTGCTCAGGCTAAGGAAAAGTCCGAAACCATGATCGCCGAGGCCAACGCCCAGTCCGAGGCCCAGATCAAGCAGGCCACCGACAAGGCCAACGCGCTGCAGGAAGACGCCGAGCGCAAGCACACCGAAATCATGGCGACCGTCAAGAAGCAGCAGACCGCACTCGAAGCCCGCATCGCCGAGCTGCGCACCTTCGAGCGCGAGTACCGCACCCGCCTCAAGACCTACCTGGAGAGCCAGCTCGAAGAGCTCGCAACCCGTGGCACCGCCGCACCCGCCGGCAACCCGGAAAACTCCTAA
- the murC gene encoding UDP-N-acetylmuramate--L-alanine ligase, with product MSSADSSSTTSPVDLSRVHLIGIGGAGMSGVARILLSKGATVTGSDAKDSRVILALRSMGAQIAIGHDADNLRLTGELPTAVVTSFAAIPQDNPELVAARENGIAVLRRSDLLAELMSEHTELLLAGTHGKTSTTSMTVVALQAAGLDPSFAIGGQLNKAGTNAHHGTGDVFVAEADESDASLLRYRPKVAVVTNVEPDHLDYFKTAEAYFEVFDQFADRITEDGTLVVCLNDPHAAELGQRAAQRGIRVAGYGTVQAAQQWPDIECRGLITSSTVTDFGTSFECEVTAVAGGAPQTVTVDMHVPGEHMMLNAAAALLAGSIVGGDVTKLAEGLSGFTGVRRRFEHRGTIADGPFAGARVFDDYAHHPTEVAAVLRASHSKVQAQNTGRVVVVFQPHMYSRTMEFSEQFAEALSLADKVVVLDVYGAREQPVPGVDGRIIADKVTADVVYEPDFSRVAEVVASLAQPDDLILTMGAGSVTMLADEILDRLATAN from the coding sequence ATGAGCTCCGCAGATTCTTCTTCCACCACTTCTCCTGTTGACCTGTCGCGTGTCCATCTGATTGGTATTGGTGGTGCCGGCATGTCGGGTGTTGCCCGTATTTTGTTGTCGAAGGGGGCGACTGTCACTGGTTCTGATGCGAAGGATTCGCGCGTGATTTTGGCGTTGCGGTCGATGGGGGCCCAGATCGCTATCGGTCATGATGCGGACAATTTGCGCTTGACCGGTGAGTTGCCGACGGCTGTGGTGACCAGTTTTGCGGCGATTCCGCAGGATAATCCGGAGTTGGTGGCGGCCCGGGAGAACGGTATTGCGGTGTTGCGTCGTTCTGATTTGTTGGCTGAGTTGATGAGTGAGCACACTGAGCTGTTGTTGGCTGGCACGCATGGAAAGACGTCTACGACGTCGATGACGGTGGTGGCTTTGCAGGCTGCTGGCCTGGATCCGAGTTTTGCGATTGGTGGGCAGTTGAATAAGGCTGGCACTAATGCTCACCACGGCACGGGGGATGTGTTTGTGGCGGAGGCTGATGAGTCGGATGCGTCGCTGTTGCGTTATCGGCCGAAGGTTGCGGTGGTCACGAATGTGGAGCCGGATCATTTGGATTATTTCAAGACCGCTGAGGCTTATTTTGAGGTGTTCGATCAGTTCGCTGATCGGATCACTGAGGATGGCACGTTGGTGGTGTGTTTGAATGATCCGCATGCTGCGGAGTTGGGGCAGCGGGCTGCGCAGCGGGGTATTCGGGTTGCGGGCTATGGCACGGTGCAGGCTGCCCAGCAGTGGCCTGATATTGAGTGCCGTGGGTTGATTACGTCGTCGACGGTGACTGATTTTGGCACGTCTTTTGAGTGCGAGGTGACGGCGGTTGCGGGAGGTGCGCCGCAGACTGTGACTGTGGATATGCATGTGCCGGGTGAGCACATGATGCTTAATGCTGCGGCGGCGTTGCTTGCTGGCAGCATTGTTGGTGGCGATGTGACCAAGCTGGCGGAGGGGCTGAGCGGGTTTACCGGTGTGCGTCGTCGTTTTGAGCACCGTGGCACTATTGCTGATGGTCCGTTTGCGGGGGCGCGTGTCTTTGATGATTATGCGCATCATCCCACGGAGGTGGCTGCGGTGTTGCGGGCAAGTCATTCGAAGGTGCAGGCGCAGAACACGGGTCGTGTGGTGGTGGTGTTCCAGCCTCACATGTATTCGCGCACGATGGAGTTTTCTGAGCAGTTCGCTGAGGCGTTGTCTTTGGCGGATAAGGTCGTGGTGTTGGATGTTTATGGTGCCCGTGAGCAGCCGGTTCCGGGTGTTGATGGCCGGATCATCGCGGATAAGGTCACTGCTGATGTGGTGTATGAGCCTGATTTTTCTCGGGTGGCTGAGGTGGTTGCGTCCTTGGCGCAGCCGGATGATTTGATTTTGACGATGGGTGCGGGCAGCGTGACGATGCTCGCGGATGAGATTTTGGATCGTCTGGCTACTGCGAACTAA
- the murG gene encoding undecaprenyldiphospho-muramoylpentapeptide beta-N-acetylglucosaminyltransferase, whose product MNTKKFRVVVAGGGTAGHIEPALAVAEALQQHYGAEVVALGTTKGLETFLVPERGFELRLIDPVPVPRKPSMDLLKLPGRVLKAVGQAKKVLAEHEADAVIGFGGYVSAPAYLAARAKKIPFFVHESNARAGMANKLGVALGGRGLNAVADSGLPGEVVGVPIRAGLATTDPAERAARAAAGYELFGLDPAKRTVLVTGGSQGARSINTAVAGAVAEITAAGFQVLHAVGKKNELPAAQPGYVPVPYISNMDLALAVADMVICRSGAMTVAETTAARVPAVYVPLPHGNGEQALNASDVVAAGAARLVADADLSPDRVVREVREILGDENTAAVMQAAAGASGVGDAARVIAEMVAEAVGVAPAQ is encoded by the coding sequence GTGAATACGAAGAAGTTCCGGGTTGTCGTCGCGGGCGGTGGCACCGCTGGACACATCGAGCCTGCGTTGGCGGTCGCCGAGGCGTTGCAGCAGCATTATGGCGCCGAAGTGGTGGCGTTGGGAACCACAAAAGGTTTGGAAACTTTCCTGGTCCCGGAGCGCGGATTCGAGCTGCGGTTGATTGATCCGGTGCCGGTTCCCCGCAAACCCAGCATGGATCTGCTCAAGCTTCCCGGCCGGGTGCTCAAGGCGGTCGGCCAGGCGAAAAAGGTCCTCGCGGAGCATGAAGCGGATGCGGTGATCGGGTTTGGCGGTTATGTGTCCGCCCCGGCGTATTTGGCGGCGCGTGCGAAAAAGATTCCTTTCTTTGTGCACGAATCCAACGCCCGGGCCGGTATGGCGAACAAGCTAGGTGTTGCTTTGGGCGGTCGCGGTTTGAATGCGGTGGCTGATTCCGGTTTGCCAGGCGAGGTTGTGGGGGTGCCGATTCGTGCCGGCTTGGCCACGACTGATCCGGCGGAGCGTGCTGCGCGTGCCGCCGCGGGCTATGAGCTTTTTGGTTTGGATCCTGCGAAAAGGACGGTGTTGGTCACCGGTGGTTCCCAGGGGGCTCGCAGTATCAATACTGCGGTCGCTGGGGCGGTTGCTGAGATCACGGCCGCTGGTTTTCAGGTGTTGCACGCGGTGGGTAAGAAAAATGAGCTTCCGGCCGCCCAGCCGGGTTATGTTCCGGTGCCCTATATTTCGAATATGGATTTGGCCTTGGCGGTGGCTGACATGGTGATCTGTCGTTCCGGGGCGATGACGGTGGCTGAGACCACTGCAGCTCGGGTGCCGGCGGTGTATGTGCCGCTGCCTCACGGCAATGGGGAGCAGGCTTTGAACGCTTCCGATGTGGTGGCTGCTGGGGCGGCCCGGCTGGTGGCGGATGCGGATCTTTCCCCGGATCGGGTGGTGCGTGAGGTGCGTGAGATTCTTGGCGATGAGAATACTGCCGCCGTGATGCAGGCTGCGGCGGGTGCTAGTGGGGTGGGGGATGCTGCCCGGGTGATTGCCGAAATGGTTGCTGAGGCTGTTGGGGTGGCGCCGGCGCAGTAG
- the pgeF gene encoding peptidoglycan editing factor PgeF: MVEQFQQSAADARPVRTVYTNRHGGVSSGAYDSFNLGDHVGDDPRSVAANRRRLAEIIGVDEQQVIYMEQLHTNTVTEVDGSQHIVPATDAIVTTRSGLALVVLTADCVPVLLSDPVHGVVAAVHAGRIGARNGIVRRTVEAMRDLGADPATTHALLGAAASGALYEVPEAMARDVEAKLPGSRTTTVAGSTGLDIRRGVLHQLGQLGVDNVTVNPDCTIADENYFSYRRQGTCGRQACVTWLTGQPLQAI, from the coding sequence ATGGTTGAACAGTTTCAGCAGTCGGCAGCCGATGCGCGGCCGGTGCGTACCGTCTACACCAACCGTCATGGTGGTGTTAGCTCCGGGGCTTATGACTCTTTTAACCTCGGCGATCATGTCGGCGACGACCCGAGAAGTGTTGCCGCGAATCGGCGCCGCTTGGCCGAGATTATTGGGGTTGATGAGCAGCAGGTGATTTACATGGAGCAGCTGCACACCAACACTGTCACTGAGGTCGACGGCAGCCAGCACATCGTGCCCGCAACCGACGCCATTGTTACAACCCGCAGTGGCTTGGCTTTGGTGGTGTTGACCGCGGACTGTGTGCCGGTGCTTCTTAGCGACCCGGTGCATGGGGTGGTAGCTGCCGTGCATGCTGGGCGGATCGGTGCGCGCAACGGGATCGTGCGTCGCACCGTGGAAGCCATGCGGGATCTCGGCGCGGACCCGGCGACCACGCACGCCCTGTTGGGTGCTGCGGCCTCTGGGGCGCTCTACGAGGTGCCTGAGGCGATGGCCCGCGACGTTGAAGCCAAACTGCCGGGCAGCCGCACCACCACGGTGGCGGGCTCTACCGGATTGGATATTCGGCGGGGCGTGCTGCACCAGCTGGGGCAGTTGGGTGTCGACAATGTCACCGTCAACCCCGACTGCACCATTGCGGATGAGAATTACTTCTCTTACCGCCGCCAAGGCACCTGTGGCCGGCAGGCGTGCGTGACCTGGTTGACGGGTCAGCCACTGCAGGCCATCTAA
- a CDS encoding cell division protein FtsQ/DivIB: MRAFFSSMSTAKKFATSAVAVVVVLGVLVACLVSFPILTVKNITVEGNENTTYEEVLQASGLTEGQNLLTADVAQASRRVHDLPWISKVRVERQAPSTINIEVHERTPLLFAHRADGDHLIDDQGVPFVIAPPPAGAVEVLGTVEDDPETLQVAAKVVRSLAPEVRAQISAIDIASPDRITLLAPEDRSVYWGSSDEAEAKAKVTGTVLTQPGKHWNVSDPFLVTVKD; encoded by the coding sequence ATGCGCGCGTTTTTCTCCTCTATGAGCACCGCGAAGAAGTTCGCGACCTCGGCGGTGGCTGTGGTGGTTGTGTTGGGGGTGCTGGTGGCGTGTTTGGTGAGTTTTCCGATTTTGACGGTGAAAAACATCACCGTGGAGGGCAATGAGAACACCACTTATGAGGAGGTGTTGCAGGCGAGCGGTTTGACGGAGGGCCAGAATCTGTTGACGGCGGATGTGGCGCAGGCTTCCCGCCGGGTGCATGATTTGCCGTGGATTTCGAAGGTGCGGGTGGAGCGGCAGGCTCCGTCGACGATCAACATTGAGGTGCATGAGCGCACGCCGTTGCTGTTTGCGCACCGGGCGGATGGGGATCATCTCATCGATGATCAGGGGGTGCCGTTTGTGATTGCGCCGCCGCCTGCCGGCGCGGTGGAGGTGTTGGGAACTGTCGAGGATGATCCGGAGACGCTTCAGGTGGCGGCGAAGGTGGTGCGTTCTTTAGCACCTGAGGTGCGGGCGCAGATTTCCGCGATCGATATTGCTTCCCCGGATCGGATTACCTTGTTGGCGCCTGAGGATCGCAGTGTGTATTGGGGTAGTAGTGATGAGGCGGAGGCCAAGGCGAAGGTGACGGGGACGGTGTTGACGCAGCCGGGTAAGCATTGGAATGTGTCTGACCCGTTTTTGGTGACGGTGAAGGATTAA
- a CDS encoding YggT family protein — MTTVISILIIALQLFSYILLGRIIVEMIASFSRDFRPPRWFALISEPLFIITDPPVRALRRLIPPVRMGNVGLDLSVMVLFLAIMLAQILLRTML, encoded by the coding sequence GTGACGACCGTAATTTCGATCCTTATCATCGCGCTGCAGCTGTTTAGCTACATCCTGCTCGGGCGCATCATCGTGGAGATGATCGCGTCCTTTTCGCGCGATTTCCGCCCGCCCCGCTGGTTTGCGCTCATCAGCGAACCGCTATTCATCATTACTGATCCGCCGGTGCGTGCCCTGCGTCGCCTGATTCCCCCGGTGCGGATGGGCAATGTGGGCCTGGACCTATCGGTCATGGTGCTGTTCCTCGCCATCATGCTGGCCCAAATCCTGCTGCGAACCATGCTGTAG
- a CDS encoding FtsW/RodA/SpoVE family cell cycle protein produces MSKSQRPGRRTQARSAQRAQGRTTEPRQRTAARSGRPTRQGVAQPSAAPKDSGVQAVAAARPSGTSVVGKIGDRLSDFLSRPSVDYTMLLIITGALTFIGLIMAASITGPSSFYDDSGRYISGASVYGQFFRQAIMVTLGLVSFYFALRIPPTTLRRLSPWVIGLALFLLLLVFTPIGIGEAEKGSQSWLKLGPLRLQPSEVAKLALVMWGADILAGISATAARRRNRPRRWDSMATYTVMLVLIVVLILLEKDLGMAITVLVVGGIVAFLAGVGYSTIAGAGAFGGAVAIFYILRGHGGGSNFRASRLTTFIDAFTGNFTNTQSEAFQSYQGFLSLAEGGLFGVGVGQSRAKWFYLPEAKNDFVFAIVGEELGTVGAIAVLLLFAGLGFFGMRAATRNADPYLRLLAGGLTLGIVFQAMYNIGYVVGLLPVTGIQLPLISVGGTSTIITLASLGLVANCARHEPETVSAIQDRGRSNFDKWLFLPAPKPFVPAAPADDSLQRRHTGVAGRGRRDGADEDSHKTARQLPVTARSKTIRGDRSSRARVSSDDERQRRSGRGVAGGNARRDTPPAGDKGSGAVPPRPRPSQSRRTGSGRPHTPGGRTGGSPERRRRRS; encoded by the coding sequence ATGAGTAAATCCCAACGCCCCGGCCGCCGCACCCAGGCGCGTAGTGCGCAGCGCGCGCAAGGCAGAACTACTGAGCCTCGCCAGCGCACCGCTGCCCGCAGTGGGCGCCCCACACGCCAAGGTGTGGCTCAACCATCTGCCGCGCCGAAGGACTCTGGGGTGCAGGCGGTGGCTGCTGCGCGCCCGTCGGGTACTTCTGTGGTGGGAAAGATTGGCGATCGCCTGTCGGACTTTCTATCCCGCCCCAGCGTCGACTACACCATGCTGCTCATCATCACGGGCGCATTGACTTTTATTGGCCTGATTATGGCGGCCAGCATTACCGGGCCGTCTTCGTTTTATGACGACTCCGGGCGCTATATTTCCGGCGCCAGCGTCTACGGGCAGTTCTTCCGCCAGGCCATCATGGTGACCTTGGGCTTGGTGTCTTTCTATTTCGCGTTGCGTATTCCCCCGACCACGCTGCGGCGCTTGTCGCCGTGGGTGATTGGGCTGGCCTTGTTCCTGCTGCTGTTGGTGTTCACCCCCATCGGTATTGGCGAGGCGGAAAAAGGCTCGCAGTCTTGGCTCAAGCTCGGTCCGCTGCGCTTGCAGCCCAGTGAGGTCGCAAAGCTGGCGTTGGTGATGTGGGGGGCAGATATTCTTGCCGGTATTAGCGCTACGGCTGCGCGACGCCGGAACCGGCCGCGGCGGTGGGATTCCATGGCCACCTACACCGTCATGCTGGTCCTCATTGTGGTTCTCATTCTGCTGGAAAAAGACCTCGGTATGGCGATCACGGTGTTGGTGGTCGGTGGCATCGTCGCGTTTTTGGCAGGTGTTGGTTACTCCACCATTGCCGGTGCCGGCGCTTTCGGTGGTGCCGTCGCCATCTTCTACATCCTGCGGGGCCACGGCGGCGGATCGAACTTCCGCGCTTCCCGCTTGACGACGTTCATCGACGCGTTCACCGGAAACTTCACCAACACTCAAAGCGAGGCCTTTCAGTCGTATCAGGGTTTTCTGTCCCTGGCGGAGGGCGGACTGTTTGGTGTTGGTGTGGGCCAGTCGCGCGCGAAGTGGTTTTATCTGCCGGAGGCGAAAAACGACTTCGTGTTCGCCATCGTCGGTGAGGAACTGGGAACCGTGGGCGCGATCGCGGTGCTGCTGCTGTTTGCTGGCCTGGGATTTTTTGGGATGCGGGCCGCGACTCGCAACGCTGACCCCTATCTGCGGCTCCTGGCGGGTGGTTTGACCCTGGGCATTGTGTTCCAGGCGATGTACAACATCGGCTACGTGGTGGGTCTGTTGCCGGTGACTGGTATTCAGCTGCCGCTGATTTCTGTGGGCGGTACCTCCACCATCATCACGTTGGCGTCACTTGGCTTGGTGGCTAACTGTGCCCGCCACGAACCGGAAACGGTGTCTGCCATCCAGGATCGTGGTCGTTCGAACTTTGATAAGTGGTTGTTCTTGCCGGCGCCGAAGCCTTTTGTGCCGGCTGCACCGGCAGACGATAGCCTCCAGCGTCGCCACACTGGCGTGGCCGGACGTGGACGCCGGGACGGTGCGGATGAGGATTCTCACAAGACTGCCCGCCAGCTTCCGGTGACGGCGCGGTCGAAAACAATCCGCGGCGACCGCAGCAGCAGGGCGCGCGTGTCCAGTGACGATGAGCGTCAACGCCGGTCGGGGAGAGGTGTGGCGGGAGGAAACGCGCGACGCGATACGCCGCCGGCAGGCGATAAAGGATCCGGTGCTGTCCCACCCCGGCCGCGCCCGAGCCAGTCTCGGCGCACCGGTTCTGGTCGTCCGCACACACCTGGTGGACGTACTGGGGGTTCGCCGGAGCGGCGTCGCCGCCGCAGCTAG
- a CDS encoding cell division protein SepF produces MTMMNSVKEFFGLNPNEYHDDYADVAPREELSSPRDYIRPTTNAIVTVVVNRYEDAPKIGTPFTEGDAVIFDMAGMSPADRNRIFDFATGLAFALSGTLRKVTDGVWALMDKNTPFSDHDLQETFFQR; encoded by the coding sequence ATGACCATGATGAACTCCGTCAAAGAATTCTTCGGACTCAACCCGAACGAGTACCACGACGACTACGCCGATGTTGCCCCCCGCGAGGAGCTTTCCTCCCCGCGCGACTACATTCGCCCGACCACGAACGCCATCGTGACGGTGGTTGTCAACCGCTACGAGGACGCCCCGAAGATCGGCACCCCCTTCACCGAGGGCGATGCAGTGATCTTCGACATGGCTGGAATGTCTCCGGCTGACCGCAACCGCATCTTCGACTTCGCCACCGGCCTGGCCTTCGCGCTCAGTGGCACCTTGCGGAAGGTGACCGACGGGGTGTGGGCCTTGATGGACAAGAACACCCCCTTCAGCGACCACGACCTGCAGGAAACCTTCTTCCAGCGTTAA